In Thermococcus alcaliphilus, the genomic window CCCATAACCGACAAGATAGCAATAACAACCGCGGGAAGCGTCGGAGATTTGCAGGCTTTAGCGAGAATGCTTGAAGCTGAGGCTAGATACTACCAATTCACCTGGGGAAAACCCATGACGGCAAAGGCTATGGCAAACCTTCTTAGCAACATACTCAACGAGAGCAAATGGTTCCCTTACATGGTGCAGATAATCATCGGTGGTTACGTTGAGGAACCAACACTTGCAAGCCTCGATCCTTTGGGAGGGCTTATCTTTGATAACTACACTGCAACGGGTTCTGGTAGTCCATTTGCAATAGCAATACTTGAAGACGGGTACAAGGAAGATATGACAATCGAAGAGGCTAGAGAATTGGCTATAAGGGCAGTCAGGACAGCAGGTAAGAGAGATGTTTACACGGGAGAAAGGAAGATTCAGGTGGTTACAATAACCAAAGATGGCATGAAGGAAGAGTTCGTCGAGTTTAAGGAGTGATTTCTGCATTTCTGGTGGTTAAATGAGGAACAAATCTCTCCTTGCCCTTTTTCTCATAGGCATTTTCTTTATTGCGTTTTTGTATCACAACTACTCCTATCCAAGCGAAGATGCTCAGCAAGTGCTTCAGATAGCCTCCAACATATCGAAAGAAGTAGAAGAAATAAGGGGGCTTAGTTTTAAGGAGAATCCAAAAATAATTGTCCTTACTAAGGAAGAAGCCCTTAAAAAATGGGGTCCAAGCAGAGAGGATTACCAAGAGATCAAAAAATGGGAGCTAATATACAAGATGACCTTTCTTGTTCCGCTTGACTATAACCTCACAAAAACAAGAGAAAAAGAAACTGCCTCATGGATAGCGGTTACCTCCGGGAATAAAGTTTACATAATCTCGGAAAACTTTTTTAAAACGGGAGATACCGCCAAGAGGGTTCTAGCCCATGAATTTACCCACGTGATACAAAAGCAGTACTTCGACCCAAAGTACCCAGAGACACTTGACGGTAGCCTTGCTATTAAAGCCCTAATTGAGGGTGATGCAGACTTAACTGCTGACCTTTATTGCAAGAAGCACGGTATCAGAATAAAGAAAATAACCTCCTTATACCTCAAAGATCCTCCCATAAACTTTGGGTACTTTCCCTATGTTTTTGGTGACAAATTCGTCGAATACCTCTACCAAAAAGGAGGTTGGGAGCTTGTTAATGAAGCCTACACAAATCCACCACAAACAACCCAGCAGATAATGCATCCAGAGCTTTATTTAGCCAAAGTTCTTCCCCAAGAAGTGGAGATAAGCTTAGACAGAGGTTACAGGATAATTCACGAAGATCGACTCGGGGAGTTCTATTTCTATCTCCTTCTTGTGACTAATGGCGTAGACCAAGAAGAGGCCCTAAAAACCTCTATAGCATGGCGAGGGGATAAAATAATCCTAGCGGAAAACTCCACGCACT contains:
- the psmB gene encoding archaeal proteasome endopeptidase complex subunit beta, which codes for MEKKTGTTTVGIKLKDGVVLAADTQASLDHMVETLNIKKILPITDKIAITTAGSVGDLQALARMLEAEARYYQFTWGKPMTAKAMANLLSNILNESKWFPYMVQIIIGGYVEEPTLASLDPLGGLIFDNYTATGSGSPFAIAILEDGYKEDMTIEEARELAIRAVRTAGKRDVYTGERKIQVVTITKDGMKEEFVEFKE
- a CDS encoding eCIS core domain-containing protein, with the translated sequence MRNKSLLALFLIGIFFIAFLYHNYSYPSEDAQQVLQIASNISKEVEEIRGLSFKENPKIIVLTKEEALKKWGPSREDYQEIKKWELIYKMTFLVPLDYNLTKTREKETASWIAVTSGNKVYIISENFFKTGDTAKRVLAHEFTHVIQKQYFDPKYPETLDGSLAIKALIEGDADLTADLYCKKHGIRIKKITSLYLKDPPINFGYFPYVFGDKFVEYLYQKGGWELVNEAYTNPPQTTQQIMHPELYLAKVLPQEVEISLDRGYRIIHEDRLGEFYFYLLLVTNGVDQEEALKTSIAWRGDKIILAENSTHYLVIWKSLWNDDRALQEIQNLLTKKANELTKLEAQVTVSGNELMLKTILPKQ